The segment CCATCGTCAAATCCGTAGAAACGGTCGGAAAAGAAAATGTGCCCGCTCATCTCGCCGCCCAGTCCGGCTCCGGTTTCAATCATCTTGGCCTTCATGACCGAATGACCCGTGCGGGCCATAAGCGGTTCGCCGCCGTGCTTGGAAATATCATCAAAAAGGAGATGGCTGCACTTTACATCGGCCACCACAGTTTCACCGGGTTTGCGCTCCAACATTTCACGCGCATACAGAGCCACAAGCCTATCTCCGGGCACAAGATTACCCAGCTCATCCACCGCCCCGATACGATCGGCATCACCGTCAAGGCCGATACCCACTTCCGCACCATGTTCAACCACGGCTTTGAACAGGTCGCCCATGTACTCTGCAACCACCGGGTCCGGGTGGTGGTTGGGAAAATCCCCATCCGGTTCACAATACTGGGGGACGACCTCGGCCCCGGCCTGACGGAGCATTTCAAGAGCAATATGCCCCCCGGCCCCGTTACCGCCATCCAGAACCACCTTGAGGGGACGTTTAAGCTTAATGCCGGAAAGCAGATCTTCGATATAATAGGGAACAATATTATGATAAGAAGCCATTCCGCTTCCATCAATGAAATCACCGGACTCCATTATGTTGTAGATTTCCTGAATATCATCGGTATGGATAGTGGTCTCGCCACCCCAGACCTTAAACCCGTTAAATTCCGGGGGATTGTGGCTGGCGGTGATCATTACCCCGGCTTTATAACCCAGCTTTTTTGCGGCAAAATATAATGCAGGGGTGGGAATAAGGTTCAGGAAAAGCACATCCACACCGGATTTATTCAGCCCCCGCCCCACGGCCTGTTGATAGGCAGGAGAACTGTGGCGGCAATCATGACCAAGTACGGCCCGGTCCCAGCCCTTGGCACGAAACCATGTTCCGCAGGCCCGCCCTAACCGTTCAACCCACTCTTCATCAAAATCCTGATCCACAACCCCGCGGATATCGTAAGCCCTAAATATCTCTTTCCTGATTTCCTTCATTACACTTCTCCGTTAACCATAATTCTTTTCCGGCTTCATAAGAATCAACCCATTCTTGCGGTAAGAACAGATTGCGAGTATGAGTCTAAAGCAGGTATCACTCTATAATTTATAAAAAAGAGAACCACACAGCAAGCCATGTTTAATATTCCATACGTTGAAGTACATACGGTCGACCATTGCAACAACAACTGCCGCTGGTGCCACAACTACTCCCCTTTCTGCCCGGAAAAGGAATATGAGGCCAGTGACTATTTCCCCGGCCTTGATATCCTCAACGGAGACAACTTCCATCTTGGGGCCATTTCACTCATGGGCGGGGAACCATTTCTGCATTCTGACATAACCCGCTTTGCTTTCCATATCTGGGAAAGATATGAAAGCCCCATTGTCATCACCAGCAACGGATTCTGGCTTTCCGAAGATGCTGTGCGGGCCTACAAAGACCTCTGGAAGCTCATGGCACTGGTCAAAATTTCCCGCTACCCGACCATTGAGAAACAGCTCGGCGGATACGATGAAGCCTATCGCATAGCCATGCTGATCAAAGAATACAACCCCCATGTAAGGATTGAATTCCCACAGAAGGCTGTTTTTAACAAACTTGAGACCTTTGCAAAGCCAAGGGAAGTAAAACGTTTTTGCGGCAACTCACATTGCATGGCTTTGCTGCGCGACATGACCGTACACCGCTGCGGAGCCGGCGGGTACCAACGGTTTGCCCCTGACGAAATGCTTAGTGATGGCTTTAAAAACTGCCCGCACATGTCCTACGACCTTAAAAATTTTGATTACAACGATTTTGTGCTCTGGCGGTCCCGCTATCCCCTTGAAGCCTGCTCCTACTGCAATTTTTCCGACCGCACCCCATCGGTAGGCTGGAAAGTGGAAAAGGGTCATAAGCCTTTTAATACGGATTATGAAATCAGCTACCACTACAATCTGGCCAAAAACATGATCATTCAGGAAAGTTTTGCGGACGCGCAAAACAGAACCGAATTCATCCGCAACAACTACGGCGAACAGCCGCAAATTAATGTAATCAAGGGTCTCATTGCCTCACAGCACGGAGATTTAACCGGAAGCCTTGAAGCATTCTCTGCCGCCTTGCAGCAGGACCCGGATAATGCAGAGGCCAAATATTTCCTTGATCTGGTGCGCCGACAGGTAAAACCATCCTGAACAGGATTCAATATTCAGAAAAAGTTTTATCTTTAACAGAAATTGATCTAATCTGTGTATATTTATTAATGCGTTACAGGATGACCGGATAACTCTCCCCGCTTGCTGCTACAAAACGTTCGTGCGGAAGTTATTATTTCATTAACATATTGACCTGCATATCCGATTTTCCTTGATATGTCGGTCTATCTCACCTATCAAATTTACATGAACTGGGACTGGGACAAATTATCCGAACAACGGCAGAGGAACAAAGGCGGCGGAGGTGCTCCGAAACCGCCGAATGTGGACGATATCAACTCCACAATCAAAAAACTCCGCGGAACCGGCTTGCCGGGCGGAAAATTTTTAATCATCGGCATCATCCTGCTCTGGTTTCTTTCCGGGGTCTACATTGTAGAACCGGATGAAGTCGGTGTGGTAACCAGATTCGGTAAGTACGTGGACACCACGACCCCCGGACCGCACTACCACCTTCCGATTCCCATTGAATCGGTTATGAAGCCTAAAGTCACACAGATCAGACGTGTGGAAGTGGGTTTCCGTTCCTATGGCTCTTCGCGCTCCTTTACCCAAGGTCAGTCGCGTAATGTGCCCGAGGAATCTCTCATGCTGACCGGTGATGAAAACATCGTTGATGTTCAATTCATCGTACAATACCAGATCAAAGATCCGGTGAACTATCTCTTTGAAGTCAGCAACCAGCCTAAGACCATTCAGGATGCTGCCGAAGCGGCCATGCGTGAGATCATCGGTAAAACCAAGATCGAACTGGCACTGACCACCGGTAAACTCCAGATTCAGACTGAAACACGTGATCTGTTACAGACAATTGTGGACCGCTACAAACTCGGAGTAAATGTGCTGGCAGTGCAGCTGCAAAACGTGCATCCACCGAACGAGGTTGTGGACGCCTTTAAGGACGTAGCCTCCGCCCGTGAGGACAAGAGCCGCTACATCAACGAAGCGGAAGCCTACCGCAATGACATCCTGCCCAAAGCAAGAGGTCAAGCAGCGGTCATGGTTAACAAAGCGGAAGCCTATAAGGAATCCAAAATCCGCCTTGCAGAAGGTCAGGCCAAGCGTTTCATGGCTGTGTACAAGGAATACAAAAATGCCAAGGACATCACTGTTAAACGTATGTACCTTGAAACCATGCAGAACATCCTTTCCTATCCGAGCATAGAGAAAGTGATTCTTTCCGATGATGCGGCTCAGAAAACACTTCCTTTCCTTTCTCTGGACGGAAAGGCTCTTCCCATTCAAACCGGTAAAAAATAGGGGATAAGAATATGAGTTTACTCAAAAAAAGTTCCGCTCCCCTGGCAATTCTGATCATTGTTGCCGTACTGGGGATTGCACAGAGTGCATATATCGTAAAGCAGACCGAAAAGGCCATTGTGCTTCAGCTCGGTAAGCCCAAATCCGGGCCAATGGGACCGGGGTTGCATTTCAAGCTGCCCTTTGTCCAGAACGTAATCTATTTTGATTCACGACTTCTGGAATATGATGCCCGCCCGGCTGAAATCCTGACCAAAGACAAGAAAAACATGGTTGTGGATAACTACTCCAAGTGGCGCATTGCCGACCCCTTGTTGTTTTACCGCACCGTACGTTCCATCCCCCGCGCTCAGGCACGGTTGGATGATATTATCTACGCGGAACTGCGCGTTGCCCTTGGTCGCTACACGCTGATCGAGATCATCTCCAGTGACCGTACTTCCATCATGGAAGAGGTAAGCCATACCTCGAACAGTCTGCTCAAGCCTTACGGTATTGAAGTCCTTGATGTTCGCATCAAGCGTACCGATCTGCCGCCTGAAAACGCCCGTGCTATTTACGGACGTATGAGGGCAGAACGTGAACGTATGGCCAAGCAGTACCGCTCACAGGGTAGCGAAGCAGCGGCCCGCATCACAGCACAGGCTGACAAGGAAAGAACCATCCTGTTTGCTGATGCGAACCTCAAGTCCGACATCCTGCGTGGTGAAGGTGATGCAATCGCGACCAAAACCTATGCCGAAAGCTTCGGCAAAGACCCGCGCTTCTATGAATTCCAGAAATCTCTCGAAGCCTACGAAAAAGGATTCAGGGCTGGAAAAACGAAGCTGATCCTCTCACAGGACAACCCGTTCTTAAAGTATATGAAGTAGTTTCTCAGCAAACTCGACATGACACTAATAAGCCCGTAGTATCTCACGAGATATTACGGGCTTTATTTTTGGAGGCTTCATATGGAAAATTGCAGACATCTTATCGTCGGTGCCGGGATTACCGGCTGTACCGTTGCCAGACACATTGCAGACAACTTAAATGAAAAAGTGCTGGTCATTGACAAACGAGGCCACATCGGCGGCAACTGCCACAGCCGCATCAATGAAGAAACGGGCATTGAAGTCCACACCTACGGCACCCATATTTTTCATACCAAAGAACGCAGAGTCTGGGACTTTTTGAACCGCTTCACAGAATTCAACGGCTATAGGCATAAAGTTGTGACCACCTATCAAGGCCGCACATTCCATATGCCGGTCAACTTGCAGACCATTAATTCTTTCTTCGGGATCAGCCTGAAACCGCACGAGGTTGAAGACTTCATCCAAAGTAAAAGCGCGCAAGAGAACATCACTGCCCCACAGAACCTTGAAGAAAAGGCTATCAGCCTCATCGGGCGGGAATTGTACGAAGCTTTTGTTAAGGGCTACACCCTCAAACAATGGGAATGCGATCCCAAAGAGCTGGATGCATCAATTATCACCCGTCTGCCCTTCAGGCACACCTATGAATGCGACTACTTTACCGACCGCTATCAAGGGCTGCCATGGAACGGCTATACGAAACTGTTCGAACGCATGCTGGACCACGAATTAATCGAGACTAAACTGAACGCAGATTTCTTTGACCTGAAACGAATTATCCCCAAAGATTGCAATATCTACTACACTGGCCCGGTGGACCGGTATTTTGATTACTGCCACGGGGAACTTACATGGCGTTCCCTGCGCTTTGATTATCAGGTGGAAGATGTGGATGACTATCAAGGTACATCGGTCATGAATTACGCCGATATTGACGTTCCATACACCCGTATTCATGAATACCAGCACCTACACCCGGAAAGGAAGAACACAAGCGGCAGGAGCATAACTGCACGCGAATTCTCCATGAAATGGAAACAGGGTGACGAGCCGTACTACCCGGTCAATACAAACGACGACCGCAAACGACTTGAGCTATATCAGATTAAAGCCGGAAAGCAGGAGAATGTGCACTTCCTCGGCAGGCTGGGCCAATACAAATATTATGATATGGACAAGGCCGTACTGGCTGCGCTGGAATTTTGTGATAATCTCTAATCAAACGCAAGGGACTCCAAAATAGAATTGGAAACCAACATACCGTTCTTGGTCAAGCGCAGGTAGCCCGCGCTCATGCGCACCAGTCCGTTCTTATGCAAGGCACTTATGACGGACCCTTTTTCCTTGGTCAGATCACGCCCGGTGAGTTCCGTATAGTCAGAGAGTTTAAGTCCCTTTGATGTCCGCAAACAGAGCATAATCAACTCTTGTGCCTTGATTTCATCAGTGAGTTCCTCGAAATCCTCCCCGGCAAAAGCTCCTCGTACAGCTGCGTCATACTCATCCATATAGCGCGGATTGGTGAACCTGCGATTACCGATTGTGGATACTGCGGAAGGCCCGAGACCAAGGTAATCCATGCGATCCCAATAGCCCTGATTATGGCGGGAAATAAAACCCATACGCGCGAAATTTGAAATCTCGTACTGAATATAGCCCATGGATTCCAGATATTCAGCCCCGTAGATAAACATGCGGGCCTGCTCCCCGTCAGGCGGCAGTTCCATATCCAGATCCTTGGCCCGCTGTCCGAAGACAGTACCCGGTTCAATGGACAAACCGTAACAAGACATATGTTCCGGCTTAAGCTGGACCACAGCTTTTAATTCATCGTTCCAATCCTTGACCTTCTGGCGCGGCAGTCCCCAGATCAAATCAATGCTGATGTTGCCGAACCCGGCCTTGCGGGCCACGTAATATGATTCAGTTGCCTGCCTTGCGGAATGGGGACGACCGAGGGTTTCAAGGTTACGGTCGTCTAGAGACTGGAAGCCGAGACTGAGCCGGTTGATGCCCATATCGTAGAGGGCCTTGAAGTAGGAAAGATCATTGGCTGAATCAGGATTGGCTTCAAGGGTAATTTCCATACCCTTGGTGAAGCTGAAATTCTTGCGCAGGGCATCCATGATCAGCTCAAGCTGAAACGGCGGAATCAGACTGGGAGTACCGCCGCCGAAATAGACTGTACCGATATTGGGGTTCTTGAGCCGCTTGCCCCAAAGCTCAATCTCGGACAGCAGGGTTTTCATGTACCATGCAAAACTGACCTGCTCGAACGGCTGGGAATGAAACGCGCAATAGTTGCATTTGCGTTTGCAGAAAGGCACATGAATGTAGAGCAGGAGGTTTCTGGCCTCACTGCCGTCACCGCGCAGCAGCGGGGCATTGAAAAAAGCTGGGGGCATTCCCATATGAAAACCTTATTGGATGCGCTTTGCGCTTTTGGATAAAATGATTTTGCCTCCGGCGGCCCTTCGGGGACCAGAGAACCCTTTTGAAAAAGGGTTCTCTGGACTCTCCTAAAACTTTTATTATGGCTTCGCCGTATTTAATTACAAACAGTCATTTTAAAAAAAAGCACTAGCAAAAATTTACTCTTAAAAGACCTACCTGCTTACCCAGAGAGCCGCCCCTTCGAGCTGGTGCAATAATTTCACACTAAGCGAACGGGGAAACAGCTTTTCAATTGCGGTCTTGTCGTGCTTGCCGCGCCCTGCTGCAACTGCGGCGTAGGGCTTTTTGGCGACCTGCTCCAGAATGGCCTTGGCAACATCATCACCGTCTACAACCAGTTCTTTGATGCGCTCCGGCGCAACGCCGTTATCTTCAAGGTGCTGACGAGTAATCTCAAAAATATCTTCCGAGGTCGCTGCGCCCTTCTCTCTGGAATCATGTACATGGAGCATGGTTATGTCATGGTTGGGATTATCGCCAAGCACGAACCCCACATGATCCGCAATCCTCTGCGAAGGGGCATCCTCATCCACGCAGAGCAGGACATCCTTACCCGGAATCTCCTGCGGACACTTGCAGAACCAGAGCGGAAAATCAACTTCTTCCCAGATAACCTTAGACCCCACGCTGTAATCGAAAAACTCTTCAAGCACGGACTGAGACTGCCGCCCCAGTATGACAGCGTCATACATGCCCTTATGCCCTTCCTGTACTATCTCGCGAGCGGTATTGCCCCGCGAGTAGATGCTCTTGATATCGATATGGCTTTCTGCGCAAAAGCTGTGATCAATGAACCATTGACGAGTCTCTTCAAGAAGTTTGCGTCCCTTGCCCAGTGCCCCCTTACTCCATGAGCTCTTCGGGGGGGCAACATTAAAAAGGGTGATACGCACATCACAAGGAGAATGAAAAAAATTCTTTATAAATCTGACCGCATATGACGCGGTGCAATCCGCACGAACACAAACCAGTAGATGCTTTTCCATGTTCACCTTATCCTGTTGCTGTCGAAATATAGCAAGAAGCAGGAGTACTGCTTTTTAAATACAGAAGCTTAGAACAAGATAACCACTGTAAAAAAATTAAACAAGCTAAGATTTTTTCAAATCATTCTCATAACGCTCATTTTCGCTGAACAAACAACCGCAGTACTGCTGGCGGTAGATACCCATTTCCTTGGAGCGTTCAATGCCGTCTTTCCAGCCTTCACGGAAGTCATAGTAATAGAACTCGCATTTGCTTTTCCCGGCCATATCTTTTCCGAGTTCGGCAATACGCTCATGCTGTTGGAATTTACTATAGAGCAAAGTCGTGGTGTAGAAATCAAAGTTGCCGCGTCTGGCAAGGGAAAGGGTTCGCTCCAGACGATCCGCATAGCAATGAAAGCAACGGTTGGCTTCGCGGAAAGCTGCATTACGGAACCATTTTTTGGAATCGTACTCATCCAGCCTGCCGATGACCTTTACGTTCATCTTCTCGCAGACTTCGAGAAAGCCGTCGCGGCGGCGCAGGTATTCCTGCAAGGGGTGAATATTGGGATTGTAGAAAAATGCGGAAACTTCAAAGCCCTGATCACGCAAAGCATCGATAGTGGTAATAGAACAAGGACCGCAACAGGCGTGAAGAAGTACTCTTTTAGACATATATCCCTCCGGGGACTGAACAAGCATTCCCCGGCAAAGCCCTAACAAAAGGGTTTAAGGCCCCCGGCAGGGCTGCCAGAGGCCAAAAAACTATTCGTTCCACTGAATCTCGATGTTGATTTTGGTATCGAACATCTTTTCATACTCAATGATTGCGTCACGCTTGTGGTTAAGCAGGTAGAGCGCGAGTTCCTCTTCAGCCTCGTAGACCAGTGAGGATTCATTACCCGGCTTTCTAAGCATGCGATAAATTTCTTTGAGAGCCTGCATGGACTGCCATTCCATATTGCGGCGGATACCAGTTCCATCACAGCAGGGGCAGGATTCAGTGGATACCGCAATTGCGGATGATCCCAGACGCTGGCGGACCAGCTCCATGAGTCCGAAACGGGAAATACGGCCCACATCGGTACGGGCACGGTCACCCTTAAGCGCGGCGCGCATGGTCTTTTCAACCTCGCGGCAATGCTTGGGGTCCTTCATTTCAATAAAATCGATAACCACCTGACCGCCGAGGTCGCGCAACTTGAGCTGACGGGCGATCATCTCGGCACTCTCCTTGTTGGTCTTGAG is part of the Desulfovibrio sp. JC022 genome and harbors:
- a CDS encoding phosphomannomutase/phosphoglucomutase, whose amino-acid sequence is MKEIRKEIFRAYDIRGVVDQDFDEEWVERLGRACGTWFRAKGWDRAVLGHDCRHSSPAYQQAVGRGLNKSGVDVLFLNLIPTPALYFAAKKLGYKAGVMITASHNPPEFNGFKVWGGETTIHTDDIQEIYNIMESGDFIDGSGMASYHNIVPYYIEDLLSGIKLKRPLKVVLDGGNGAGGHIALEMLRQAGAEVVPQYCEPDGDFPNHHPDPVVAEYMGDLFKAVVEHGAEVGIGLDGDADRIGAVDELGNLVPGDRLVALYAREMLERKPGETVVADVKCSHLLFDDISKHGGEPLMARTGHSVMKAKMIETGAGLGGEMSGHIFFSDRFYGFDDGLYSALRLLEILSATEVPLSKMWDEWPRTFFTPELRVEYPEEIKFKLVENAAQELAKDYEVISIDGVRVVFEGGWALVRASNTQAALTLRFEASSQEQLSEIKNTVEALLERLAAELCS
- a CDS encoding radical SAM protein, which produces MFNIPYVEVHTVDHCNNNCRWCHNYSPFCPEKEYEASDYFPGLDILNGDNFHLGAISLMGGEPFLHSDITRFAFHIWERYESPIVITSNGFWLSEDAVRAYKDLWKLMALVKISRYPTIEKQLGGYDEAYRIAMLIKEYNPHVRIEFPQKAVFNKLETFAKPREVKRFCGNSHCMALLRDMTVHRCGAGGYQRFAPDEMLSDGFKNCPHMSYDLKNFDYNDFVLWRSRYPLEACSYCNFSDRTPSVGWKVEKGHKPFNTDYEISYHYNLAKNMIIQESFADAQNRTEFIRNNYGEQPQINVIKGLIASQHGDLTGSLEAFSAALQQDPDNAEAKYFLDLVRRQVKPS
- the hflK gene encoding FtsH protease activity modulator HflK, which codes for MSVYLTYQIYMNWDWDKLSEQRQRNKGGGGAPKPPNVDDINSTIKKLRGTGLPGGKFLIIGIILLWFLSGVYIVEPDEVGVVTRFGKYVDTTTPGPHYHLPIPIESVMKPKVTQIRRVEVGFRSYGSSRSFTQGQSRNVPEESLMLTGDENIVDVQFIVQYQIKDPVNYLFEVSNQPKTIQDAAEAAMREIIGKTKIELALTTGKLQIQTETRDLLQTIVDRYKLGVNVLAVQLQNVHPPNEVVDAFKDVASAREDKSRYINEAEAYRNDILPKARGQAAVMVNKAEAYKESKIRLAEGQAKRFMAVYKEYKNAKDITVKRMYLETMQNILSYPSIEKVILSDDAAQKTLPFLSLDGKALPIQTGKK
- the hflC gene encoding protease modulator HflC; this encodes MSLLKKSSAPLAILIIVAVLGIAQSAYIVKQTEKAIVLQLGKPKSGPMGPGLHFKLPFVQNVIYFDSRLLEYDARPAEILTKDKKNMVVDNYSKWRIADPLLFYRTVRSIPRAQARLDDIIYAELRVALGRYTLIEIISSDRTSIMEEVSHTSNSLLKPYGIEVLDVRIKRTDLPPENARAIYGRMRAERERMAKQYRSQGSEAAARITAQADKERTILFADANLKSDILRGEGDAIATKTYAESFGKDPRFYEFQKSLEAYEKGFRAGKTKLILSQDNPFLKYMK
- the glf gene encoding UDP-galactopyranose mutase, with the translated sequence MENCRHLIVGAGITGCTVARHIADNLNEKVLVIDKRGHIGGNCHSRINEETGIEVHTYGTHIFHTKERRVWDFLNRFTEFNGYRHKVVTTYQGRTFHMPVNLQTINSFFGISLKPHEVEDFIQSKSAQENITAPQNLEEKAISLIGRELYEAFVKGYTLKQWECDPKELDASIITRLPFRHTYECDYFTDRYQGLPWNGYTKLFERMLDHELIETKLNADFFDLKRIIPKDCNIYYTGPVDRYFDYCHGELTWRSLRFDYQVEDVDDYQGTSVMNYADIDVPYTRIHEYQHLHPERKNTSGRSITAREFSMKWKQGDEPYYPVNTNDDRKRLELYQIKAGKQENVHFLGRLGQYKYYDMDKAVLAALEFCDNL
- the hemW gene encoding radical SAM family heme chaperone HemW, with translation MGMPPAFFNAPLLRGDGSEARNLLLYIHVPFCKRKCNYCAFHSQPFEQVSFAWYMKTLLSEIELWGKRLKNPNIGTVYFGGGTPSLIPPFQLELIMDALRKNFSFTKGMEITLEANPDSANDLSYFKALYDMGINRLSLGFQSLDDRNLETLGRPHSARQATESYYVARKAGFGNISIDLIWGLPRQKVKDWNDELKAVVQLKPEHMSCYGLSIEPGTVFGQRAKDLDMELPPDGEQARMFIYGAEYLESMGYIQYEISNFARMGFISRHNQGYWDRMDYLGLGPSAVSTIGNRRFTNPRYMDEYDAAVRGAFAGEDFEELTDEIKAQELIMLCLRTSKGLKLSDYTELTGRDLTKEKGSVISALHKNGLVRMSAGYLRLTKNGMLVSNSILESLAFD
- a CDS encoding universal stress protein, which translates into the protein MEKHLLVCVRADCTASYAVRFIKNFFHSPCDVRITLFNVAPPKSSWSKGALGKGRKLLEETRQWFIDHSFCAESHIDIKSIYSRGNTAREIVQEGHKGMYDAVILGRQSQSVLEEFFDYSVGSKVIWEEVDFPLWFCKCPQEIPGKDVLLCVDEDAPSQRIADHVGFVLGDNPNHDITMLHVHDSREKGAATSEDIFEITRQHLEDNGVAPERIKELVVDGDDVAKAILEQVAKKPYAAVAAGRGKHDKTAIEKLFPRSLSVKLLHQLEGAALWVSR
- a CDS encoding epoxyqueuosine reductase QueH gives rise to the protein MSKRVLLHACCGPCSITTIDALRDQGFEVSAFFYNPNIHPLQEYLRRRDGFLEVCEKMNVKVIGRLDEYDSKKWFRNAAFREANRCFHCYADRLERTLSLARRGNFDFYTTTLLYSKFQQHERIAELGKDMAGKSKCEFYYYDFREGWKDGIERSKEMGIYRQQYCGCLFSENERYENDLKKS